CTAAACACTAAActattcttaaaaaaaagtaaagtaaaatGGCTTCTAAACCTTATTTATTCCGTGGTTAAAACAATCATAAGtgtctatatttttaaaattttagaatttaatcttttatttttagattttacaatttaggTTTAACTACTAATACTGTtaatttttgattaaatttattagtgtaacattttaaaatgaaataaattactcacttaataatcatataattacagaaaatagtactataatgaatttgaatttaactaaaatattatcagtgttaataattaaatcaaaattttgaattataaaaactaaatgcGTAGAGATATTTATATCACATTTTATCCTTATTCTTACGTTTTAGAGaataattgaacaaaatttcatgtttctaacttaaaatgaaaattgacgcaaattgttttgaaattACGTATGATAAATCGTCAATTTTTGCAAGctttttgcatttgtttttattttattataaaattatgatgaaaatttgatttggaaTTTGAAGGAGTAGTTCAACTACTTGAAATCAGCAGGAATTACGTAGAGTTTTTTCTACAATATGTACAGTtaagttatattatattataggtTAAATTACTTTTTGAAACTTGGATTTcacaattattcttaaattgAGACTTAATTTTTCTATCCAAATTAATTTTGGACTAGACTATTGTTTCAGTATTAGAGCCTAATTTTTTTGTCGAAGTTAGtccataatatttcattaaaaacttAAAGTTCAGATTTCAATGTAGGGTAATTGTCAAATTCAAGCCCCAATATAGAAACAGTTATTAAGTTCAAAGGTtaacttggaaaaaaaatttaaacccaatataagaataattatcaaattcgagactaatttaaacaataaaaagtcGAGCCCAATAcgagattattattaaattcaggCTCTAAATAGTTATCTAACCCTATACTTTATAAAATGCATTTTGAGAATTTCAATTAAGCCctataaaattttgacaattttagcAAAAACCTTGTAAAATTTTCGAAAATTCTCCTTTAActtttttgcaaaaattttaactatatctttaaattattgaaaattctcaccaaattaatccttaaaattttgaataaaataaatttaatttcacgtTCCATCACTACATCATGTTCATCTAACTACTTGTAActtaaacaaaacttaaatcTTTGTATTTGAGGAGTGAATATGATGTAAATTTGGATCGAATTTAAGGAAAAAGCTTTGGTACATCATCAGTATGATTTTTAAACTTCACGGGTAAAATTAAAGATTGACAAATACCtataaatgtataataaaatattttaaaaaatacacatGACGAAGTTTTAAGactgattatgaaataaaattttcaacactaatGTATCAAATCCTAACCCCGAATTTAGTGTAACGTTCAAATTTTCGataacattttcatattttaaattaatataatattaattaattaaatctctTTATAAAATTAGTATTCCATTTTCCAACTGAAATGGAGATTGAGGCAAGTTGTTTTGAAGTTACTTGTTGCAATTCTATTGTGCAAAGCTTTCAAATTCCAATTTGGAAtttgcattattttattttattataaaagtatgATTAAAAGGttgatttgaaaattgaaagagTTGTTAAACTACATGAAATTTTGCTGGTATTAATGGTGTCCAACACGTTTAACTTCAATCCTTTGCCAAGGTTTTGACTTTATCACAtctctttatatttatattagttttcTTTCACTACGGTGCATGGGTTaatagtataatttatttattttaattaataacatattaaaaagtaaatatattataaatagatttaattagTATGTATAATTGACGAAAAATTTTAGTATCGTATTTgttcactttcaaaattaataaagattaaattataatgattttttatatgatattcGTATCgtaattaagttaaatatattGATTCTCCGTTTAACGTCAAAtgtttattagtttttatattgTGCATACGCATTGGATTTAgtctttgtatatatatgtatgattattttagtcattgtatttttaatttataaaattacaatcctatttcaaaataatagtaGTTAAATTCATTAGGTCAATTTCATTTTCGATTTGATCATTGTTTAGTctctaaacttttcaaattttgaaatttcagtgtTGACTCAAAATTGTAGTCATTAAATCCACTGAACAAAATgacatgattttttttggtGTGTACTATGTGAAAATAGTAAGTTTACGTTGCACGTGTGATAACATGTTTGTGacataaatttagaaataatataatttcacttaatgaatttaacaactatAATTCAAGAcaacattgaaattttaaatttctaaaaatacaaacactaaaaattatcaaattagaaCTAAATCCACGACTTACATGTAATATAAAGACTAAAGGTGTTTATGAACTGGACAGCTCGACGTGACAAATATTAATCTAAATTGATCTGATCCAAGACCAACTTGAACAGAATACTGAACTAATTGACTGGTCTATGTATAGGTGTTCATGGCCTGAGCCTATTCAAGTTCAGGTCGGGCCCATGTGtgatattaatatactttatgtTTGTTCAAGTCTAGATTAACTTAGAATAtagatttatgattttactCAAACCCACTCGTAATTATAAATGACTAACAtagtttgtttttaattaaacattttaaatagctttccttttattattttgtaatttagaaaACTTAACATAATTTTGCTTTATGTTTACATAGTATTGTACtactatatatttaaatttgtatgaaataaattgcataatatatgaaaataaaaaaaaaattcaaaagtataaaaacaaGCGACGCTTTGAACGTTGAAGTTTAGTATTGACTCATGTTTTAAAtagaactttttttttcaagctTAGGGCTTTACATTATTGTCCAAacccttttatattttgagcaAACTTTTAGGCTTTACCAAATAACttaactcaaaatatttaaaaaatataaaacaaattaggcATTGTATTTTGAAGCTCAATCtcgacccatattttaaatagttctattttttaatccaaactTGAAATTTACACTTTTATTCAAATTCTCCAAATTTCGAATAAACTTTTAGACTTTAACAGATAGCTcaacccaaaacaaaataaaaatatattaaaaaaatataaaacaggaTAGGCTTAAACTGATGAAGCCCAATCTCGACCCAAAATAGATCAAAAAAatttttctcacatatttcaGACAAAACTTCGGATTTTGTCGGATAACATGACCAATTGACCATGGACCAACGagaaaatttaaccaaaatgtttgattttctttaacGGTGTCGTTCGCAACGTTCTTTTCACAGTTTACCTCCGCCGACAATCCATCCATCTTCCATCGcgttccccccccccccaaatgCAAGCTTCGCCGGCGGCGCTTCAATGGCCAGCTGCTGCACTGCTAAATTCCGATTCTCAATCTCATCTTGCCGCGCCGCCCGGTCCCCTCGGCCGTTTCCCGGCAGTTTAATACATTCATTTCCGCTCTTTCACTCTCCTTTCGCTCGCCCAATGAAACCCACAAATCTCCGTTCTGTCTCAGCTTCAACCGAAGTTTCTGCCGGCGCCGCCTCTTCCACTCCCACTTTCTCTTGGAACGACGTCGTTCGCGTCTCTCAACCGGAGTTTAATCCCAACGATTCTTCCAATCTCCGAGGTTTCTTCGATAAAATCAAAGCTTGCAACCGTGGCGCTGTGAGCATCTCTCTCACCTTCTAAATTCCAAATTCTATATAAAACTTTTTCTTGGCAACCAAacagaaattatttatttatttattttcaaattgggGTGTTTGTTTGTAAATACAGGAATTGCAATCTGAGTTCCTTCCTTTTGTTGTCGAAGACCAAATTGTTGGCTACATACATAAAGGGTGAATTctttttatgcttttctttatttctaagACTTAATTATTAGACTAATGTGAATTAAAAGAATGTGTTAGCTAGgctaattatgatattttttgtaattaatgtgCAGTTTTGCTGAAAATTTAAGGAGTTTTGAGGACGTTTTTATATTATCTAAAGATAATTGTGATGGAGGTAAAGTGATGTTGCATCAATCATTAAAATCGGCCGATGATCGAACTAGAGCTGTAGGAGAAGTGATCAAATGCTTAGCTGAAAATGAATTGATTCCAGGTATAAGGAATGAGGTACTGCTTGAAATTGAATGTAAGGAATTAGAAGTTGATTTATTACGATGTTATCGTCTTTTTTGTGTACTTGCTTTTAAAATGCCGGAAATCAATTGCCCTTTTATCTTTAGGATCTCTTGATGCCTATTTTCCGATTAAATCGATCAAAGGTCCTTGGAGTTTACATTTTCTTGtagggattttattttatggaaCGATTGTTTTATTATTGATGTTAAACAGTTGTTCCCTGTGACATCATCGTATGGTGCCCCGGTTTTTTTCTCCCTTGAGCGTGCCGCTGCACCTTATTTCGGAATAAAGGTGTGTTTTTCCCTATAGGATTTGCATATCGGGATGCTATCACCTATCTTCCATTACTGAAACTTTCACAATATTAGAAGCTGAAATGTTTCTTTTCTGAATCCATAGGCTTATGGTGTTCACATGAACGGATATGTTGAAAAAGACGAGCAAAAATTTCTATGGCTAGGAAAGAGGAGTCTCGTGAAGTCTACTTTTCCTGGAATGCTTGATCATCTAGTTGCTGGAGGACTGGTTTGTAAAAACTTGCTTCTTTACCAAGTTGTAGTTCTAGAACAGTTAACATCCGCGAGTTATCTGTGACGAAACAAACTAAATGTGCATAACAaggaa
The Gossypium raimondii isolate GPD5lz chromosome 8, ASM2569854v1, whole genome shotgun sequence DNA segment above includes these coding regions:
- the LOC105792885 gene encoding nudix hydrolase 20, chloroplastic; this encodes MASCCTAKFRFSISSCRAARSPRPFPGSLIHSFPLFHSPFARPMKPTNLRSVSASTEVSAGAASSTPTFSWNDVVRVSQPEFNPNDSSNLRGFFDKIKACNRGAELQSEFLPFVVEDQIVGYIHKGFAENLRSFEDVFILSKDNCDGGKVMLHQSLKSADDRTRAVGEVIKCLAENELIPGIRNELFPVTSSYGAPVFFSLERAAAPYFGIKAYGVHMNGYVEKDEQKFLWLGKRSLVKSTFPGMLDHLVAGGLPHGIACGENLIKECEEEAGIPRTLSSRAISVGAVSYSDIDGHRFKRDVLFTYDLKLPESFVPNNQDGEVESFKLIPVKHVANIIKRTDFFKTNCNIVIIDFLFRHGYITPECFGYLDLLQSLKSGDCS